From a region of the Pseudoclavibacter endophyticus genome:
- a CDS encoding AI-2E family transporter, whose translation MAAWQKRMRDLASRAGAGKRSRREPTAPEHEAATAGARAGAGVGANAGAETAARGAAGAPPRPSQPVATASASPGTSPTVATSVVEVPRPDPVAEASAAEAAEPGPDDGRGSRPASVGLMWTDALGRAATRSLQVLLVVGLAALLIWGSLQISIVVIPVLLALIIASAATPVVTKLRDWGWPSSLATIVVLLAVVLLLGGAIWMIVVLIENQWATLSENAVDGFHQTLSWVESTFGLVVDAEQLGEWYEQVRDFVFSSQFGSAAATGVTAGISAVATFATSAVLFVVVLFFFMKDGPIIWNFLLRPAKGARLRRFKLMGGRAVSVMGGYVRGTVIVALVDAVFIGIGLWVIGVPLAFPLAVIIFICAFIPIVGATLAGIIAALVTLVTNGMWEAIAVIAIVVVVNQLEGNFLQPIVLGRSLKLHALVVLIALMVGTVLGGIVGTLLAVPIAAVGWALIVAWNEPLPQLEHATTKGWFGRDPDERGRRGGRTGATDAEAMSASQPRLPEVARPGDGDAR comes from the coding sequence ATGGCTGCTTGGCAAAAACGGATGCGCGATCTCGCGTCGCGCGCAGGAGCGGGAAAGCGCTCGCGTCGCGAGCCGACCGCGCCGGAGCACGAGGCGGCGACGGCTGGCGCCCGTGCCGGGGCCGGTGTCGGCGCCAATGCTGGCGCCGAGACGGCGGCGCGGGGAGCCGCGGGCGCGCCGCCCCGGCCTTCCCAACCGGTCGCGACAGCATCCGCGTCGCCCGGTACGTCACCGACCGTCGCGACGAGCGTCGTCGAGGTTCCGCGCCCAGACCCCGTCGCCGAGGCGTCGGCGGCCGAGGCGGCCGAGCCGGGTCCCGACGACGGCCGCGGGAGCCGCCCTGCTTCGGTCGGCCTCATGTGGACGGATGCCCTCGGCCGCGCCGCGACCCGCAGCCTGCAGGTGCTGCTGGTCGTCGGTCTCGCCGCGCTCCTGATCTGGGGCAGCCTCCAGATCTCAATCGTTGTGATTCCGGTGCTGCTGGCGCTCATCATCGCGTCCGCTGCCACTCCCGTCGTCACGAAGCTGCGCGATTGGGGCTGGCCATCATCCCTCGCGACGATCGTCGTGCTGCTGGCCGTCGTGCTGCTGCTCGGCGGCGCGATCTGGATGATCGTCGTGCTCATCGAAAACCAGTGGGCCACGCTGAGCGAAAATGCCGTGGACGGCTTTCACCAGACGCTGTCGTGGGTCGAGTCGACCTTCGGCCTCGTGGTCGATGCCGAACAACTGGGGGAGTGGTACGAGCAGGTGCGCGACTTCGTGTTCTCGAGCCAGTTCGGCTCGGCCGCCGCCACGGGCGTCACGGCCGGCATCTCGGCCGTCGCGACGTTCGCCACCTCTGCGGTGCTCTTCGTCGTCGTGCTGTTCTTCTTCATGAAGGACGGCCCCATCATCTGGAACTTCCTCCTCCGCCCCGCGAAGGGCGCCCGCCTGCGCCGGTTCAAGCTCATGGGCGGGCGCGCCGTCAGTGTCATGGGCGGCTACGTGCGCGGCACCGTCATCGTCGCGCTCGTCGACGCGGTGTTCATCGGCATCGGCCTGTGGGTCATCGGCGTGCCGCTCGCCTTCCCACTCGCCGTCATCATCTTCATCTGCGCGTTCATCCCCATCGTGGGCGCGACGCTCGCCGGCATCATCGCGGCGCTCGTCACCCTGGTGACCAACGGCATGTGGGAGGCCATCGCGGTCATCGCGATCGTCGTGGTCGTCAACCAGCTCGAGGGCAACTTCTTGCAGCCGATCGTGCTCGGGCGGTCGCTCAAGCTACACGCGCTCGTCGTGTTGATCGCCCTGATGGTCGGAACGGTCCTCGGCGGCATCGTCGGAACGCTCCTCGCCGTGCCGATTGCGGCGGTCGGGTGGGCGCTCATCGTCGCCTGGAACGAGCCGCTGCCCCAGCTCGAGCACGCCACCACAAAGGGCTGGTTCGGCCGAGATCCGGACGAGCGCGGGCGGCGCGGCGGGCGAACGGGCGCGACGGATGCCGAAGCCATGTCGGCATCGCAGCCCCGGCTCCCGGAGGTGGCGAGACCAGGCGACGGCGACGCTCGCTGA
- a CDS encoding phosphoribosylaminoimidazolesuccinocarboxamide synthase encodes MTQGQSAPVGPAPELPGWRHVYSGKVREVYEAEAAAEGDDLADDAGTLLVVATDRVSAFDHILRPAIPGKGAMLTRLSRWWFAQLDAPNHLREPAGWDAGLDPDTAARAMRVAKLEMFPVECVVRGYLTGSGFAEYRDHGTVCGLALPAGLGDGDRLPQPLYTPAFKAQQGDHDENITFERTIGLIGEDAAVALRDASLQIFARASGIAESRGVILADTKFEFGVDPATGEITLGDEVLTSDSSRYWDAALYGDASAPLGVRLSSFDKQLVRDWLRDNWDGSGEPPELPAEVVERTVERYEELFDRLGVA; translated from the coding sequence ATGACCCAGGGTCAGTCCGCACCCGTGGGCCCAGCCCCCGAACTCCCGGGCTGGCGGCACGTCTACTCGGGAAAGGTGCGTGAGGTCTACGAGGCTGAGGCCGCCGCCGAGGGCGATGACCTGGCCGACGACGCCGGCACCCTCCTCGTGGTCGCAACCGACCGCGTGAGCGCGTTCGATCACATCCTTCGCCCGGCCATCCCCGGTAAGGGCGCCATGCTCACTCGCCTCAGCCGCTGGTGGTTCGCGCAGCTCGACGCGCCGAACCACCTGCGTGAGCCGGCCGGGTGGGATGCGGGGCTCGATCCCGACACGGCTGCGCGGGCCATGCGCGTGGCGAAGCTCGAGATGTTTCCCGTCGAGTGCGTCGTGCGCGGCTACCTCACCGGATCGGGCTTCGCCGAATACCGCGACCACGGCACCGTCTGCGGTCTCGCGCTGCCGGCGGGGCTCGGCGACGGCGATCGGCTCCCCCAACCCCTGTACACGCCCGCGTTCAAGGCGCAGCAGGGCGACCACGACGAGAACATCACGTTCGAGCGGACCATCGGGCTGATCGGCGAGGATGCCGCGGTCGCGCTTCGCGACGCGTCGCTCCAGATCTTCGCGCGAGCGAGCGGGATCGCCGAGTCGCGCGGCGTGATCCTCGCCGACACGAAGTTCGAGTTCGGGGTCGATCCCGCGACGGGCGAGATCACGCTCGGCGACGAGGTGCTCACGAGCGACTCGTCCCGTTATTGGGACGCGGCGCTCTACGGCGATGCGTCGGCACCGCTCGGCGTTCGGCTGTCGTCGTTCGACAAGCAGCTCGTGCGCGACTGGCTGCGCGACAACTGGGACGGCTCGGGCGAGCCGCCCGAGCTGCCCGCCGAGGTGGTCGAGCGCACCGTCGAGCGCTACGAGGAGCTCTTCGACCGGCTCGGGGTGGCGTAG
- the purD gene encoding phosphoribosylamine--glycine ligase has translation MKILVLGSGAREHAIVSSLAAEGMHDIIAAPGNPGIAAEATVLALDANDPDLVSAFARDEGVGLVVIGPEAPLVTGVADAVRAEGIPVFGPNRAAAELEGSKTFAKQVMERAHVPTGGARLCTEISHVTDALEAFGAPYVVKADGLAAGKGVMVTTDLAEALTHATYWLTSGPVLVEEFLDGREVSLFVLTDGTTCRALPPAQDFKRLGDHDTGPNTGGMGAYTPVPFLVERFGSEAAFATTVVEQIAQPVVDELRRSGAPFVGLLYCGLIVTDGGIRVIEFNARFGDPETQVVLARLDQPLSELLLAAANGTLHEQPEELAVADRAAVTVVLASEGYPDSPQTGRIVMGTAEADSSDRAVRVLHAATRGDLDGELRATGGRVLNVVAQGADIAEARQRAYGALERIRLDGGHFRTDIGEAAANGLAR, from the coding sequence GTGAAGATTCTGGTTCTTGGTTCGGGCGCCCGCGAGCACGCCATCGTGTCTTCGCTGGCCGCCGAAGGCATGCACGACATCATCGCGGCACCCGGCAACCCCGGCATCGCGGCCGAAGCCACAGTGCTCGCGCTGGACGCCAACGACCCCGACCTGGTTTCCGCGTTCGCCCGCGACGAGGGCGTCGGGCTGGTCGTGATCGGCCCGGAGGCGCCCCTCGTCACCGGAGTCGCCGACGCGGTGCGCGCCGAGGGCATCCCCGTCTTCGGGCCGAACCGCGCGGCTGCCGAGCTCGAGGGCTCGAAGACGTTCGCGAAGCAGGTCATGGAGCGAGCGCACGTGCCAACCGGCGGGGCGCGGCTGTGCACCGAGATCAGTCACGTCACCGATGCGCTCGAGGCGTTCGGCGCGCCCTACGTCGTGAAGGCCGACGGCCTCGCGGCCGGCAAGGGGGTCATGGTCACGACCGACCTGGCCGAGGCGCTCACCCATGCCACGTACTGGCTGACCTCGGGCCCGGTGCTCGTCGAAGAGTTCCTCGACGGTCGCGAGGTGTCGCTGTTCGTGCTCACCGACGGAACGACGTGCCGCGCCCTCCCGCCGGCGCAGGACTTCAAGCGGCTGGGCGACCACGACACGGGCCCAAACACCGGCGGCATGGGCGCGTACACCCCGGTCCCGTTCCTCGTCGAGCGATTCGGCTCGGAGGCCGCCTTCGCGACGACCGTCGTCGAGCAGATCGCCCAGCCCGTCGTTGACGAACTGCGCCGCAGCGGCGCCCCTTTCGTCGGGCTGCTCTACTGCGGCCTCATCGTCACCGACGGGGGCATCCGCGTCATCGAGTTCAACGCGCGTTTCGGCGACCCCGAGACACAGGTCGTGCTGGCGCGTCTCGACCAGCCGCTATCGGAACTGCTCCTCGCCGCCGCGAACGGCACGCTCCACGAGCAGCCGGAAGAGCTCGCGGTCGCCGATCGGGCGGCCGTCACCGTCGTGCTCGCGAGCGAGGGCTACCCCGATTCGCCGCAGACCGGCCGCATCGTGATGGGAACGGCCGAGGCCGATTCATCCGACCGCGCGGTCCGCGTCCTGCACGCCGCGACGCGGGGCGACCTCGACGGCGAGCTGCGCGCGACGGGCGGTCGCGTGCTCAACGTGGTGGCTCAGGGGGCCGACATCGCAGAGGCACGGCAACGCGCCTACGGCGCGCTGGAGCGCATCCGGCTCGACGGCGGCCATTTCCGCACCGACATCGGCGAGGCCGCCGCGAACGGGTTGGCGCGATGA
- a CDS encoding sterol carrier family protein → MAKARISEAEGRAALDAWVAAGEAATRTDRAAAVRYTLQVLAERAPGASVEVRVPPFGAVQCIEGPGHTRGTPPNVVEVDTETWLALATGRLSWNDAMTAGVVRASGTRASLEALLPVVRLR, encoded by the coding sequence ATGGCGAAGGCGCGGATTTCGGAGGCGGAGGGGCGCGCGGCCCTCGACGCGTGGGTGGCGGCGGGCGAGGCGGCGACCCGCACCGACAGGGCCGCGGCCGTGCGTTACACGCTGCAAGTGCTCGCCGAACGCGCGCCGGGCGCGAGCGTCGAGGTTCGGGTGCCGCCGTTTGGGGCCGTGCAGTGCATCGAGGGGCCGGGCCACACCCGAGGCACCCCGCCGAACGTGGTCGAGGTCGACACGGAGACCTGGCTCGCGCTCGCCACGGGCCGGTTGTCGTGGAACGACGCGATGACGGCGGGCGTGGTGCGCGCGTCGGGCACGCGGGCGAGCCTGGAAGCGCTGCTTCCCGTCGTCCGGCTCCGCTGA
- the purF gene encoding amidophosphoribosyltransferase, with product MCGIVGHVSTTPVNQQIYDSLLLLQHRGQDSTGITTSKGSTFYHVKTTGQVREGYRTRDMRSLLGNVGLGHVRYATAGDATNEEEVQPFYVNAPYGITLVHNGNLTNTRELDDELYRIDRRHLNSSSDTEILLNVLANELQRTVQSDELTPEQLFTALGRVHERVEGSYAAIALIAGHGLLAFRDPFGIRPLILGRRLDENGRDEWVVASESLVLESGGYEVVRDVEPGEAVFITNGGVLYSQQCATNPKLAPCSFEYVYLARPDSVMNGISVYESRLRMGETLADEVARQVSTGDIDVVMPIPDSARPSAMQLAMKLGIDYREGFYKNRYIGRTFIMPGQKVRKRSVRQKLNALSTEFKGKHVLLVDDSIVRGTTSKEIVEMARQAGAASVTFASAAPPVRHPHVYGINMPSRGELVASARSIDEVASVIGCDRLIYQTVEGLHEAIVRGSDITDLDMSCFTGEYVTGTVKPEYLAWLEQHQTS from the coding sequence GTGTGCGGCATTGTCGGTCATGTCTCGACCACCCCCGTCAATCAGCAGATCTACGACTCGCTGCTTCTTCTGCAGCACCGCGGACAGGATTCGACGGGCATCACGACCTCGAAGGGGTCGACGTTCTATCACGTCAAGACGACGGGGCAGGTGCGCGAGGGGTACCGCACGCGCGACATGCGCAGCCTGCTCGGCAACGTCGGTCTTGGCCACGTCCGCTACGCCACGGCCGGCGACGCCACGAACGAGGAAGAGGTGCAGCCGTTCTATGTGAACGCGCCGTACGGCATCACGCTCGTGCACAACGGCAACCTCACCAACACCCGTGAGCTCGACGACGAGCTCTACCGCATCGACCGGCGGCATCTGAACTCGTCGAGCGACACCGAGATCCTGCTGAACGTGCTCGCCAACGAGCTGCAGCGCACGGTGCAGAGCGACGAGCTCACGCCGGAGCAGCTGTTCACCGCGCTCGGCCGCGTCCACGAGCGCGTCGAGGGCTCGTACGCCGCGATCGCGCTCATCGCGGGCCACGGCCTGCTGGCGTTCCGAGACCCGTTCGGCATCCGGCCCCTCATCCTCGGTCGCCGCCTCGACGAGAACGGGCGGGACGAGTGGGTCGTCGCCTCCGAGTCGCTCGTGCTGGAGTCGGGAGGCTACGAGGTCGTGCGCGATGTCGAGCCGGGCGAGGCCGTGTTCATCACCAACGGCGGCGTGCTGTATTCGCAGCAGTGCGCGACGAACCCGAAGCTCGCGCCGTGCTCGTTCGAGTACGTGTACCTCGCCCGACCCGACTCGGTCATGAACGGCATCTCGGTGTACGAGTCACGCCTGCGCATGGGCGAGACCCTCGCCGACGAGGTCGCCCGCCAGGTGTCGACCGGCGACATCGACGTGGTCATGCCGATCCCGGATTCGGCCCGGCCGAGCGCCATGCAGCTCGCGATGAAGCTCGGCATCGACTATCGCGAGGGCTTCTACAAGAACCGCTACATCGGCCGTACATTCATCATGCCCGGGCAGAAGGTGCGCAAGCGCTCGGTGCGGCAGAAGCTCAACGCGCTTTCGACGGAGTTCAAGGGCAAGCATGTCCTCCTCGTCGACGACTCGATCGTGCGCGGCACGACCTCGAAGGAGATCGTCGAGATGGCGCGGCAGGCCGGCGCCGCATCGGTCACCTTCGCATCGGCGGCGCCGCCCGTGCGTCACCCGCACGTGTACGGCATCAACATGCCGTCGCGTGGCGAGCTCGTGGCTTCGGCCCGCTCGATCGACGAGGTCGCCTCGGTGATCGGCTGCGACCGCCTCATCTACCAGACCGTCGAGGGCCTGCATGAGGCGATCGTCCGCGGCAGCGACATCACCGACCTCGACATGAGCTGCTTCACCGGCGAATACGTCACCGGCACGGTCAAGCCCGAGTACCTCGCGTGGCTCGAGCAGCACCAGACGAGCTGA
- a CDS encoding tyrosine-protein phosphatase, with protein sequence MTDAAAPTPAAATDRATPAPDPAAMGDRPDSRPAERPDEFDPVPSRPDAGAPAAPAKPHAPEPQAHPEPLRRSPRAVDWDGFYNARDLGGLPTRDGGVTLTGAFVRSADLRFATEAGLEAAREAGVRTVVDLRNAFETRPVARSAWEERANAYRVPATREAELPDGVFGIRVPLDNTSDRVFWDRMREERRLGNPRFFRPVIEQQPQRVVAVLRAIAASPDAVVYHCAVGRDRTGLVTFALLSLADVEPEAIADDYAESAEELGPFFSRLDFPDPKEVIEASLAEHGLTVRTAVLEELDGFDPWTALTRAGLTEAELQGLRARLRGGG encoded by the coding sequence GTGACTGACGCCGCCGCCCCAACGCCAGCAGCCGCGACCGATCGTGCAACGCCTGCGCCCGATCCGGCAGCGATGGGAGACCGCCCAGACTCACGGCCCGCCGAGCGGCCTGACGAGTTCGATCCGGTTCCCAGTAGGCCGGACGCGGGGGCGCCGGCCGCCCCGGCCAAACCGCACGCGCCCGAGCCGCAGGCGCACCCGGAGCCACTCCGTCGTTCGCCGCGCGCGGTTGACTGGGACGGGTTCTACAACGCCCGTGACCTCGGCGGGCTGCCCACGCGCGACGGCGGCGTGACGCTCACCGGTGCATTCGTGCGCTCGGCCGACCTGCGTTTCGCGACCGAAGCGGGCCTCGAGGCGGCGCGGGAGGCGGGCGTGCGCACCGTGGTCGACCTGCGCAATGCGTTCGAGACGCGTCCGGTGGCGAGGAGCGCGTGGGAGGAGCGGGCGAACGCGTATCGCGTGCCTGCGACGCGCGAAGCGGAGCTCCCCGACGGCGTGTTCGGCATCCGCGTGCCGCTCGACAACACGAGCGACCGAGTGTTCTGGGACCGGATGCGCGAGGAGCGTCGGCTCGGGAATCCCCGGTTCTTCCGACCCGTCATCGAGCAGCAGCCGCAGCGCGTCGTCGCGGTGCTTCGCGCCATTGCGGCGTCGCCCGACGCCGTCGTCTACCACTGCGCCGTCGGGCGAGACCGCACGGGGCTCGTCACGTTCGCGCTGCTGAGCCTCGCCGACGTGGAGCCCGAGGCGATCGCTGACGACTACGCGGAGAGTGCCGAGGAGCTAGGCCCCTTCTTTTCGCGCCTCGACTTCCCCGACCCCAAGGAGGTCATCGAGGCGTCGCTCGCCGAGCACGGGCTCACGGTGCGCACCGCGGTCCTCGAAGAGCTCGACGGCTTCGACCCGTGGACCGCGCTCACGAGGGCCGGTCTGACCGAGGCCGAGCTGCAGGGCCTGCGGGCGCGGCTGCGCGGAGGCGGGTAG
- the purM gene encoding phosphoribosylformylglycinamidine cyclo-ligase, with product MAEDLYARAGVDTRAGDLAVELMKRAVKATHGPEVLGGVGGFAGLFDASRLVGMRKPLLASSTDGVGTKVAIAQAIDKHDTIGQDLVAMVVDDIVVVGAEPLFMTDYIACGKVVPERIAAIVEGIARACAATGTALTGGETAEHPGLLGPDDYDVAGAAVGVVEADRVLGPDRVRDGDVVVAIGASGLHSNGFSLVRRVIADRGLAFTDRSDELGGVVGEVLLEPTRLYTGELVRVLRGEHGDTVAESIRALSHVTGGGIAANLARVLPSGAWVELDRGTWSPLPVFRVLADMAGSPLEATEGTWNLGIGMFAIVDADGVDAVLAALEKEGFAAWRAGTVVVGERDLDGFEQGAKGVDGGAVRLVGSYRA from the coding sequence GTGGCCGAAGACCTCTACGCCCGCGCGGGCGTTGACACGCGAGCCGGCGACCTCGCCGTTGAACTCATGAAGCGGGCCGTCAAGGCCACGCATGGGCCGGAGGTGCTGGGGGGAGTCGGGGGTTTCGCCGGCTTGTTCGACGCGAGCCGCCTCGTCGGGATGCGCAAGCCCCTTCTCGCGAGCTCGACCGACGGCGTCGGAACCAAGGTCGCCATCGCCCAGGCCATCGACAAGCACGACACGATCGGCCAGGATCTCGTCGCAATGGTGGTCGACGACATCGTCGTCGTCGGAGCCGAACCCCTGTTCATGACCGACTACATCGCCTGCGGCAAAGTCGTGCCGGAGCGCATCGCGGCGATCGTCGAGGGCATCGCGCGCGCCTGCGCCGCAACGGGCACGGCGCTCACGGGCGGCGAGACCGCCGAGCACCCCGGCCTCCTCGGGCCCGACGACTACGACGTCGCGGGTGCCGCGGTCGGTGTCGTCGAGGCCGATCGGGTGCTCGGACCCGATCGGGTGCGCGACGGCGACGTGGTCGTGGCGATCGGAGCATCCGGACTGCACTCGAACGGGTTCTCGCTCGTGCGCCGTGTCATCGCCGACCGGGGGCTCGCCTTCACCGACCGGTCGGACGAGCTCGGCGGCGTCGTCGGCGAGGTGCTGCTCGAGCCGACCCGTCTCTACACGGGTGAGCTCGTGCGCGTGCTGCGCGGCGAGCACGGTGACACGGTGGCCGAGAGCATCCGCGCGCTGAGCCACGTCACGGGCGGCGGCATCGCGGCCAACCTCGCGCGCGTGCTGCCGAGCGGCGCGTGGGTCGAGCTCGACCGTGGCACCTGGTCGCCGCTTCCCGTGTTCCGCGTGCTCGCCGATATGGCCGGCTCGCCGCTCGAGGCGACCGAGGGCACCTGGAACCTCGGCATCGGCATGTTCGCGATCGTCGACGCCGACGGTGTGGATGCCGTGCTCGCGGCCCTCGAGAAGGAGGGGTTCGCGGCGTGGCGCGCGGGCACCGTGGTCGTCGGCGAGCGCGATCTCGACGGGTTCGAGCAGGGCGCGAAGGGCGTCGACGGGGGCGCCGTGCGCCTCGTCGGTTCGTACCGCGCCTGA
- a CDS encoding DUF3073 domain-containing protein, translating to MGRGRQKAKHTKVARALKYSVPETNYGELERELAGAGARHDVAAEYDGTDPSEQSEDELSKWAEYYDPADDADGDEYDAYPRRA from the coding sequence ATGGGGCGTGGCCGTCAGAAGGCGAAGCACACCAAGGTCGCCCGAGCGCTCAAATACTCCGTACCCGAAACCAACTATGGCGAGCTCGAACGTGAGCTCGCCGGTGCTGGTGCACGGCACGACGTCGCCGCCGAATACGACGGCACCGACCCCTCGGAGCAGTCCGAGGACGAGCTGTCGAAGTGGGCCGAGTACTACGATCCGGCCGACGACGCCGACGGCGATGAGTACGACGCCTACCCCCGTCGTGCGTAG
- a CDS encoding FAD-dependent oxidoreductase, translating to MQSSTDIVVVGGGAAGLTVALELQRQGMQTMRDVIVLDAESGPGGSWRRAWDGLPMRMADDLVEPEGLSDFQLGYDRADPDEPVRDVVPRTLAYFEDASNLYIYRPARVVAVTSPRRTNRLHVEYVGPTGTRRTIECRILIDATGHWSSPFVPWVPGMRGFPGVHVPAARLERLGDLEGRRVLVVGGGRTAVDLLRLLEGRAATVAWSTRREPEFREPEPREPSEAREGVGGAADAVARDPGLRAFGDAQRFLARPQEGPAPVPRAGYGHPVNRMWDGGTAGPVRLRSRRAWIMRTAEVAAAIDRGLLRSRGALQRFDGRVASLANGDRLELDSVVWATGSHVPLRHLAPLRLREPLTSYRARSGWNRRDRRVAIVGEGTEVRSADALVHALAIADDAVDALDRLE from the coding sequence GTGCAGTCATCGACCGACATCGTGGTCGTTGGCGGTGGCGCCGCGGGATTGACGGTCGCGCTCGAGCTCCAGCGTCAGGGGATGCAGACGATGCGTGACGTGATCGTCCTTGACGCCGAGTCGGGGCCGGGAGGATCGTGGCGCCGGGCCTGGGACGGCCTGCCAATGCGCATGGCTGACGATCTCGTCGAGCCGGAGGGGCTCTCCGACTTCCAGCTCGGCTACGACCGGGCCGACCCGGACGAGCCGGTTCGCGATGTCGTGCCCCGCACCCTCGCCTATTTCGAGGATGCTTCGAACCTGTACATCTACCGGCCCGCGCGCGTCGTCGCGGTGACCTCGCCGCGACGGACGAATCGTCTGCACGTCGAGTACGTCGGGCCGACGGGCACGAGGCGCACGATCGAATGCCGCATTCTGATCGACGCGACTGGCCACTGGTCGTCGCCGTTCGTGCCGTGGGTGCCGGGCATGCGCGGGTTCCCCGGGGTGCATGTCCCTGCGGCTCGGCTCGAACGCCTTGGAGACCTGGAGGGACGGAGGGTGCTCGTCGTCGGCGGCGGACGCACGGCGGTCGACCTGTTGCGGCTGCTTGAAGGGCGAGCGGCGACGGTCGCCTGGTCGACGCGGCGCGAGCCGGAGTTCCGAGAGCCGGAGCCGCGCGAGCCGTCCGAGGCCCGGGAGGGCGTCGGCGGGGCGGCGGATGCCGTGGCGCGCGATCCAGGGTTACGTGCGTTCGGTGACGCGCAACGATTCCTGGCGCGGCCGCAGGAGGGGCCGGCCCCGGTCCCTCGTGCCGGATACGGGCATCCCGTGAATCGCATGTGGGACGGCGGCACCGCGGGGCCGGTGCGGCTGCGGAGCCGGCGTGCGTGGATCATGCGCACGGCCGAGGTCGCGGCCGCGATCGATCGGGGGCTGCTGCGGTCGCGCGGTGCCCTGCAGCGCTTCGACGGTCGCGTAGCGAGCCTCGCCAACGGGGATCGCCTCGAGCTCGACTCGGTCGTATGGGCGACGGGTTCACACGTGCCGCTGCGGCACCTTGCGCCGCTGCGGCTCCGGGAGCCCCTCACGTCGTACCGGGCCCGGTCGGGCTGGAACCGGCGCGACAGGCGCGTGGCGATCGTGGGGGAAGGCACCGAGGTGCGGAGCGCCGACGCCCTCGTGCACGCGCTCGCCATCGCGGATGACGCCGTCGACGCGCTCGATCGCCTCGAGTAG
- a CDS encoding CrcB family protein, translated as MTPLVVTLTIAAGAGGALLRYVLQSAGHRRRDDGRTRGLTPEWRIVVINIVASFLAGAAFAVLPAAWEPVAIAGFCGGLSTWSTFMLDAHGAWRARRRLRAVALLAATIGYGLLAAIAGVYVGAILIGGILVDGMPLGA; from the coding sequence ATGACCCCGCTCGTCGTCACGCTCACGATCGCGGCGGGTGCGGGCGGTGCCCTGCTCCGCTACGTGCTGCAATCGGCCGGGCACCGCCGACGCGACGACGGCAGGACACGAGGCCTCACTCCCGAGTGGCGCATCGTCGTCATCAATATCGTGGCCTCGTTCCTCGCTGGGGCGGCATTCGCGGTGCTGCCTGCCGCGTGGGAACCGGTCGCCATCGCCGGCTTCTGCGGCGGACTGAGCACGTGGAGCACGTTCATGCTTGACGCGCACGGCGCCTGGCGAGCACGTCGCCGCCTGCGCGCGGTGGCGCTGCTCGCGGCGACGATCGGCTACGGGCTGCTCGCGGCAATCGCCGGCGTCTACGTCGGCGCGATATTGATCGGCGGGATCCTCGTCGACGGCATGCCGCTCGGCGCGTGA
- a CDS encoding fluoride efflux transporter FluC: protein MTRPDAPGETVPAEATARPLAARTLVAVAVGGALGTAARIGFGDLAALGDPAAAWYGDNPVDDLGAFGDAALLATLAVNLLGSLLLGVIAGAAWPARLDWLRAGCGAGFCGAFTTFSFVALVFAVLGYSSGLAWGLLISGVLGGLLFVAIGAIIGRAISPGAIRPGTAHPDTAEHPGSSA, encoded by the coding sequence GTGACGAGACCTGACGCACCCGGCGAGACGGTTCCCGCCGAGGCCACAGCCCGTCCTCTCGCGGCTCGGACGCTCGTGGCCGTCGCCGTCGGCGGCGCGCTCGGCACGGCGGCGCGAATCGGGTTCGGCGACCTCGCCGCACTCGGCGATCCCGCGGCCGCCTGGTACGGCGACAACCCCGTCGACGATCTCGGCGCCTTCGGCGATGCCGCCCTGCTCGCAACCCTCGCCGTGAACCTGCTCGGCTCGCTGCTGCTCGGCGTCATCGCGGGCGCCGCGTGGCCGGCCCGGCTCGACTGGCTGCGCGCCGGTTGCGGCGCGGGCTTCTGCGGTGCCTTCACGACGTTCTCGTTCGTCGCGCTCGTCTTCGCGGTGCTCGGTTACTCCTCTGGCCTCGCGTGGGGGCTGCTCATCAGCGGCGTCCTCGGCGGCCTGCTGTTCGTCGCGATCGGCGCGATCATTGGGCGCGCCATCAGCCCGGGCGCCATTCGCCCCGGCACCGCGCATCCCGACACCGCCGAGCATCCCGGGAGCAGCGCATGA